A genome region from Flavobacterium sp. CFS9 includes the following:
- a CDS encoding MBL fold metallo-hydrolase, with amino-acid sequence MKVYFLGTGTSQGIPIIGVDHPVCKSTDAKDKRLRVSIWITWDDHSYVVDCGPDFRQQMLSCGCRKLDAILFTHEHADHTAGLDDIRPYNFRQGEIPVYAHQRVIDNLKRRFDYVFETVNKYPGAPSVKTIEVVNNVPFAIGDKTAIPINVMHGDLQVFGYRIDDFAYLTDVKTVDAEEVEKLKNLKVLVVNALRVEPHDTHFNLQEALDFIDLVKPEVAYLTHISHVLGFHEEVQKQLPENVFLAYDNLEITI; translated from the coding sequence TTGAAGGTATATTTTTTAGGTACTGGTACTTCTCAAGGCATTCCGATAATCGGAGTGGATCATCCTGTTTGTAAAAGCACTGATGCTAAGGATAAAAGGCTTCGTGTTTCTATTTGGATTACCTGGGACGATCATTCGTATGTGGTCGATTGTGGTCCTGATTTCAGACAGCAGATGCTTTCCTGCGGCTGCCGAAAACTCGACGCTATTTTATTTACACATGAGCATGCCGATCATACGGCCGGTTTAGATGATATTCGTCCTTATAATTTCAGACAGGGCGAGATTCCTGTGTATGCGCATCAGCGTGTAATCGACAATTTAAAACGTCGTTTTGATTATGTTTTTGAAACGGTAAACAAGTACCCGGGAGCACCCAGCGTTAAAACGATTGAGGTAGTGAATAACGTGCCTTTTGCCATTGGAGACAAAACAGCGATTCCTATCAATGTAATGCACGGTGATTTACAGGTTTTTGGATATCGCATTGATGACTTCGCTTATTTGACGGATGTGAAAACGGTTGATGCAGAAGAAGTTGAAAAGCTTAAAAACTTAAAAGTACTGGTTGTAAATGCTTTGCGTGTAGAACCACACGATACGCACTTTAATTTACAGGAAGCATTGGATTTTATTGATTTAGTGAAACCAGAAGTCGCTTATTTAACTCATATTAGTCACGTTTTGGGCTTTCATGAAGAAGTACAAAAACAACTGCCTGAAAATGTTTTTCTGGCTTATGATAATTTAGAAATTACAATTTAA
- a CDS encoding lactonase family protein: MKRLYVLLFSAFFCSGLQAQNKFNLLVGTYTNTCQSNGIYVYDFNADSGDFKLKSSSESVVSPSYLSVSADNKFVYAVNENGTHSTVSAFGYDAGTGKLTFLNKNDALGADPCHLINDDKNVLVANYSGGNIAVFKKNADGSISEAQQLVQHEGKGTNVARQEKAHVHMVAFSPDKKFVLSNDLGLDKVFVYKYNPNSKNEILTLKGAVDVKPGSGPRHLTFSKDGKLVYLVQELDGTLTTLSFDQNGNLKVIGETSILPKGFKGGTGAAAIKISPDGAFLYVSDRVDANSISVYKIQKNGAIELVEQVSTLGKGPRDFAIDPTGNFLLVGHQYTNDIIIFQRDKTTGKLTDTGKRIGLCSPVGLVFTKI; encoded by the coding sequence ATGAAAAGATTATATGTATTGCTTTTTTCTGCTTTTTTCTGCTCAGGTTTACAAGCTCAGAACAAATTTAATTTACTGGTAGGAACTTATACGAATACCTGTCAGAGTAACGGAATTTACGTTTATGATTTTAATGCTGATTCCGGTGATTTTAAATTGAAAAGTTCCTCAGAAAGTGTAGTAAGTCCAAGTTATTTATCGGTTTCGGCAGACAATAAGTTTGTGTATGCGGTAAACGAAAACGGGACTCACAGTACTGTTAGCGCTTTTGGTTATGATGCAGGAACAGGAAAATTGACTTTTCTCAATAAGAATGATGCTTTAGGCGCCGATCCCTGTCATTTGATTAATGATGATAAAAATGTGCTTGTTGCAAATTATTCGGGAGGTAATATTGCTGTTTTTAAGAAGAATGCCGATGGAAGTATTTCTGAAGCGCAGCAGTTGGTTCAGCATGAAGGAAAAGGAACCAATGTAGCACGTCAGGAAAAAGCACACGTACACATGGTTGCTTTTTCACCCGATAAAAAGTTTGTTTTGTCTAATGATTTAGGTTTGGATAAAGTTTTTGTATACAAGTACAACCCGAATTCTAAAAATGAAATCTTAACACTGAAGGGAGCTGTAGACGTAAAGCCGGGAAGCGGACCAAGACATTTGACGTTTAGTAAAGACGGTAAATTGGTGTATCTGGTTCAGGAATTGGACGGTACGCTGACGACTCTTAGTTTTGATCAAAACGGAAATCTGAAAGTAATTGGGGAAACCAGTATTCTTCCAAAAGGATTTAAGGGAGGAACCGGAGCCGCAGCCATTAAAATTTCACCTGATGGAGCATTTTTATACGTTTCAGATCGTGTAGATGCAAATTCAATTTCAGTTTATAAAATTCAGAAAAATGGCGCAATTGAATTGGTAGAACAAGTGAGTACCCTGGGAAAAGGCCCGAGAGATTTTGCGATTGATCCTACCGGCAATTTTCTTTTAGTGGGACATCAATACACCAATGATATTATTATTTTTCAAAGAGATAAAACAACCGGAAAATTAACCGATACAGGTAAGAGAATTGGATTGTGCTCTCCGGTGGGGTTGGTTTTTACGAAGATATAG
- a CDS encoding DEAD/DEAH box helicase, with protein MSTFEKFNLPKSVQKAIDELGFVTPTPIQEKSFSVIMSGRDMMGIAQTGTGKTFAYLLPLLKLYKFTNTNTPKIVILVPTRELVVQVVEEVEKLTKYMSVKTLGIYGGVNINTQKKAVYEGVDILVGTPGRTMDLALDAVVRFDETQKLVIDEFDEMLNLGFRTQLTALLAMMKTKRQNILFSATMTDEVDAVLNDFFDFPEEVTLAASGTPLEKITQITYNVPNFNTKVNLLKHLLETDESMERVLVFVNNKKISDMLHTRIEEDFEGQFGVIHSNKSQNYRLSTMAEFQEGNLRGLITTDIMARGLDISNISHVINFELPESPELYMHRIGRTGRADATGTAISFITPREEEFKIEAEVLMNQELEIADFPEEVEISTKLIEPEKDRQPIKFLMKKPKLEGEGAFHEKSKKNKKVNLGGPSKTKKKTHGSVNRNMLKTRDKKRKDREK; from the coding sequence ATGAGCACTTTCGAAAAATTCAATCTCCCAAAATCAGTACAAAAAGCAATCGACGAACTAGGTTTTGTTACTCCTACTCCCATTCAGGAAAAATCTTTTTCAGTGATTATGTCTGGCCGTGACATGATGGGAATTGCACAAACCGGTACCGGTAAAACATTTGCTTACTTATTACCCCTTCTAAAATTATACAAATTCACCAATACCAATACGCCTAAAATTGTAATTCTGGTTCCGACCCGTGAATTAGTTGTTCAGGTAGTAGAAGAAGTAGAGAAATTAACCAAATACATGTCGGTTAAAACACTGGGAATTTATGGTGGAGTCAACATCAATACACAGAAAAAAGCGGTGTACGAAGGTGTAGACATTTTAGTTGGAACCCCAGGTAGAACAATGGATTTAGCATTGGATGCCGTAGTACGTTTTGATGAAACTCAGAAACTGGTTATTGATGAGTTTGATGAAATGCTGAATTTAGGTTTCCGTACGCAATTGACAGCCCTTTTGGCGATGATGAAAACCAAACGTCAAAACATTTTATTCTCAGCCACCATGACCGATGAAGTTGATGCTGTACTGAATGACTTTTTTGACTTTCCGGAAGAGGTAACACTTGCTGCTTCGGGAACACCTTTGGAAAAAATTACACAGATTACTTATAATGTCCCGAATTTCAATACCAAAGTAAATTTACTGAAACATTTACTGGAAACTGATGAAAGTATGGAACGTGTTTTGGTTTTCGTGAACAATAAAAAGATTTCGGATATGCTTCATACCCGAATCGAAGAGGATTTTGAAGGTCAGTTTGGAGTAATTCACTCTAACAAATCTCAAAATTACCGTTTGAGTACTATGGCAGAATTTCAGGAAGGAAATCTTCGCGGATTAATTACCACTGATATTATGGCCAGAGGTTTAGACATTTCGAACATCTCGCACGTTATTAACTTTGAGCTTCCTGAATCCCCTGAATTGTACATGCACAGAATTGGGCGTACAGGTCGTGCCGATGCTACGGGAACTGCGATTAGTTTCATTACACCTCGTGAAGAAGAATTTAAAATTGAAGCTGAAGTTTTAATGAACCAGGAACTTGAAATTGCTGATTTCCCTGAAGAAGTTGAAATTTCAACCAAATTAATTGAGCCGGAAAAAGACAGACAGCCTATCAAGTTTTTAATGAAAAAACCAAAACTTGAGGGTGAAGGTGCCTTTCACGAAAAATCGAAAAAGAATAAAAAAGTCAATCTTGGAGGTCCGTCTAAAACCAAAAAGAAAACCCACGGATCTGTCAATCGAAATATGTTGAAAACAAGAGATAAGAAGAGGAAGGATAGAGAGAAATAG
- a CDS encoding BatA domain-containing protein, with translation MHFKHPEILYFLFLLIVPILVHLFQLRRFKTSFFTNVRFLKEISVQTRKSSKIKKRLLLATRLLLLTCIILAFAQPFFEAKDSKNAANEMYIVLDNSFSMQAKGKKGELLKRAVQELLENTPETASFSLLTNTENYWNTDIKSSKSALQNLKYSATPFELPSIIAKIKAHKSAHKKDIVIITDAVGLAEKDIKNLDTEEKPYFIIPEAEQKNNIAIDSVFINQTLENFYEISVNLSAYGEDFKPVSMALYNQNKLIAKTIINFDAKKKKIDFTIPKEAFHGYVVIEDNGLAYDNKLYFSILKTKKTNVISIGEPEKSNFLSRIYTSAEFNYNNYSISSLDYNSLDKQNTIILNELTEVPQALQTTLKAFVAKGGNLVVIPSEKTSLSNLNSFLGNFGKIQFNTLENKAKLITKINFDHPLFSGVFENKITNFQYPKTNSSFDISSPYPAVLSYEDQSVFVTAIQNPVSGITVFSAPINTTNSNFQQSPLIVPLFYKMGQNNQKTGINALVIGNNQPYFVDVLLTKDAILEVKGNDDSFIPIQQILNNKVKLTFNDFPETAGNYSVFDRKEWVENLSFNYKRSESDLSQVNTNIVSDFKTADTISTIFNTLQTERTDSQVWKWFVIFALLFLALEMAIIKFVK, from the coding sequence ATGCATTTTAAACATCCCGAAATTCTATACTTTCTGTTCTTGTTAATTGTTCCAATTCTGGTTCACTTATTTCAATTACGACGTTTTAAAACCTCCTTTTTTACTAATGTTCGCTTCCTGAAAGAAATCTCTGTTCAGACCCGAAAGAGTTCGAAAATCAAAAAGCGATTGTTATTAGCCACCCGCTTGCTCTTATTAACCTGCATTATTCTGGCTTTTGCCCAGCCCTTTTTTGAGGCCAAAGACAGTAAAAATGCTGCCAATGAAATGTACATCGTTCTTGACAATTCGTTTAGCATGCAGGCGAAAGGAAAAAAGGGAGAACTGCTAAAACGCGCTGTACAGGAACTACTGGAAAACACGCCTGAAACTGCCTCTTTTTCACTGTTGACGAACACTGAAAATTATTGGAATACCGACATCAAATCATCCAAAAGCGCCCTGCAAAACCTAAAATACAGCGCCACTCCTTTTGAGCTTCCGTCGATAATAGCAAAGATCAAAGCGCATAAATCGGCCCATAAAAAAGACATCGTTATTATTACAGATGCAGTAGGTCTTGCCGAGAAGGACATAAAAAACCTTGACACCGAAGAGAAACCTTATTTTATTATTCCCGAAGCGGAACAGAAAAACAATATTGCCATTGACAGTGTTTTTATCAATCAGACGCTGGAGAATTTCTACGAGATAAGCGTTAATCTATCTGCTTACGGAGAAGATTTCAAACCCGTTTCGATGGCCTTGTACAATCAAAACAAACTGATTGCCAAAACCATCATTAATTTTGATGCAAAGAAAAAGAAAATCGACTTTACCATTCCCAAAGAAGCTTTTCATGGTTATGTTGTGATTGAAGACAATGGATTGGCGTACGACAATAAGCTCTATTTCAGCATTCTTAAAACAAAGAAAACAAACGTCATCAGTATTGGTGAACCTGAAAAAAGTAATTTCTTATCCCGAATTTATACCTCGGCAGAATTCAACTACAACAACTATTCGATCAGCAGTTTAGATTACAATAGTTTAGACAAACAAAACACCATTATTCTAAACGAACTGACCGAAGTTCCTCAGGCATTACAAACCACTTTAAAAGCATTTGTTGCTAAGGGCGGTAACTTAGTCGTGATTCCATCCGAAAAAACATCCCTTTCCAATTTGAATTCTTTCCTTGGTAATTTCGGAAAAATTCAGTTTAACACACTTGAAAACAAAGCAAAATTAATTACCAAAATCAATTTCGATCATCCGTTATTCTCCGGTGTGTTTGAGAACAAAATCACGAACTTTCAATATCCAAAAACAAACAGTTCCTTTGATATTTCAAGTCCGTACCCAGCCGTTTTATCCTACGAAGACCAAAGTGTATTTGTAACAGCCATTCAAAATCCGGTTTCCGGAATAACTGTTTTTTCGGCCCCTATTAATACGACAAATTCAAACTTCCAGCAATCTCCTTTAATTGTCCCTTTATTTTACAAAATGGGCCAAAACAATCAGAAAACCGGAATTAATGCTTTGGTTATAGGTAATAATCAGCCTTATTTTGTAGATGTATTATTGACTAAAGACGCCATTTTGGAAGTAAAAGGAAACGATGATTCTTTTATTCCTATTCAGCAAATATTAAACAACAAAGTCAAGCTCACCTTTAATGATTTCCCTGAAACAGCCGGAAATTATAGTGTTTTTGACCGAAAAGAATGGGTCGAAAATCTAAGTTTCAATTACAAAAGAAGCGAAAGCGACCTGAGTCAGGTAAACACCAATATAGTTTCTGATTTTAAAACAGCGGATACTATTTCAACCATTTTTAACACCTTGCAAACGGAGCGAACAGACAGCCAAGTTTGGAAATGGTTTGTTATCTTTGCACTGTTATTTTTAGCCTTGGAAATGGCAATAATAAAATTTGTAAAATAG
- a CDS encoding cysteine hydrolase family protein codes for MSLKKLDNPALLLIDIQKGFHDIAYWGGERNNPTAEQKAAELLEIWRNKKLPIFHVQHCSSNPNSILNATHSGNEFQDIVKPHEGETIIQKNVNSAFIGTNLKELLDDAKIKTVVIVGLTTDHCVSTTTRMAGNFGYNVYLISDATATFNKKGINGDEFSAEIIHQTALASLNEEFAQVVTSELIKQIV; via the coding sequence ATGAGTTTAAAAAAATTAGACAACCCGGCATTACTTTTAATTGACATTCAGAAAGGATTCCACGATATTGCTTACTGGGGAGGAGAACGAAATAATCCAACTGCAGAACAAAAAGCCGCTGAACTTTTGGAAATCTGGAGAAACAAAAAACTGCCCATTTTTCATGTACAGCATTGCTCTTCTAATCCAAATTCTATTTTAAATGCAACTCATTCGGGAAATGAATTTCAGGATATTGTAAAACCACACGAAGGGGAAACAATCATCCAGAAGAATGTAAACAGCGCTTTTATCGGAACTAATTTAAAGGAATTACTTGACGATGCTAAAATCAAAACTGTTGTTATCGTTGGTTTAACGACAGATCACTGCGTTTCTACAACCACAAGAATGGCAGGAAATTTTGGCTATAACGTGTATCTGATTTCAGACGCTACAGCAACTTTCAATAAAAAAGGCATAAACGGAGACGAATTCTCTGCCGAAATCATTCATCAAACCGCACTTGCCAGTTTAAATGAAGAATTTGCACAGGTGGTTACTTCTGAGTTGATCAAGCAGATAGTATAA
- a CDS encoding TonB-dependent receptor, with product MGTEIKLKGDRVIEQIPSIKDKALRINLNENIYGTFAEIGAGQETVRHFFRSGGSSGTIAKAMSAYDKDFSDAVYGAESDGRYVTEERLKKMLTHEGQIIEERLSREKHPTKLFFSYANTVATIDFAKQFKGHGWVGIRYQIEPDEAYNEIILHIRFKETDARLQQETLGILGVNLIYGAFYKYNDPKRLLRYLYDHLDKDQLEIDTINFSGPRFAHVDNRLMSLQLVKNGMTDAVMFNPEGKNILPAAILYKKNLLALRGSFRPVTKVNMDMYEKSLKMFLEENKVEKDNTLVIFEITLSNLRSDGEIDERDFMDRAELLCSLGQTVMISNFQEYYKVVEYFANYTKARMGLAMGVNNLVDIFDEKYYRHLSGGILEAFGKLFYRDMKVFLYPMLDENGVLMNSNNLKVHPRMKELYKFFKFNGKVIDITDYDPHNLEVFSREVLKMINQGKTGWEHMLPTGIAEIIKEHHLFGYHPQKELEQNT from the coding sequence ATGGGTACAGAAATAAAACTCAAAGGTGACAGGGTCATCGAACAGATTCCTTCTATAAAAGACAAAGCATTACGCATTAATTTAAACGAGAACATTTACGGAACATTTGCTGAAATAGGCGCTGGACAAGAAACAGTAAGGCATTTTTTCAGATCCGGAGGTTCATCGGGAACAATTGCAAAAGCAATGTCTGCCTATGACAAAGATTTTAGTGATGCCGTTTATGGAGCTGAGAGCGATGGACGTTATGTAACTGAGGAACGGTTAAAAAAAATGCTTACCCATGAAGGGCAAATCATCGAAGAACGATTAAGCAGAGAAAAACATCCAACAAAGCTTTTCTTTAGTTATGCCAACACTGTTGCTACCATAGATTTCGCTAAACAATTTAAAGGTCATGGCTGGGTAGGAATCCGCTACCAAATTGAACCGGACGAAGCATACAACGAAATTATTCTACACATTCGTTTTAAAGAGACTGACGCCAGACTACAACAGGAAACACTCGGAATTTTAGGAGTTAACCTAATTTACGGTGCTTTTTACAAATACAACGATCCAAAACGATTACTTCGCTATTTATACGATCACTTAGACAAAGACCAACTCGAAATCGACACCATTAACTTCTCAGGGCCTCGTTTTGCGCATGTTGATAATCGTTTGATGAGTTTACAGCTGGTTAAAAACGGAATGACTGATGCCGTAATGTTCAATCCGGAAGGAAAAAACATATTACCGGCAGCTATTTTATACAAAAAGAACCTTCTTGCTTTAAGAGGAAGCTTTCGTCCGGTTACAAAAGTAAACATGGACATGTATGAGAAGTCACTTAAAATGTTTCTTGAAGAAAACAAAGTAGAAAAAGACAATACACTGGTTATCTTCGAAATCACCCTTTCTAATTTACGTTCTGATGGTGAAATCGACGAGCGTGACTTTATGGACAGAGCCGAATTACTTTGCTCTCTGGGGCAGACCGTAATGATTTCAAACTTCCAGGAATATTATAAGGTAGTAGAATATTTTGCTAATTACACCAAAGCCCGTATGGGACTAGCCATGGGAGTTAACAATTTAGTTGATATTTTTGACGAGAAATACTACCGTCATTTAAGTGGCGGAATCTTAGAAGCCTTCGGAAAACTATTCTACAGAGACATGAAAGTTTTCTTGTATCCAATGCTGGATGAAAATGGCGTTTTAATGAACTCCAATAACTTAAAAGTACATCCAAGAATGAAAGAATTGTACAAATTCTTTAAATTCAACGGAAAAGTAATTGATATCACAGATTATGATCCGCATAACTTAGAAGTTTTCTCCCGCGAGGTTCTGAAAATGATCAATCAGGGAAAAACAGGATGGGAACACATGCTTCCAACCGGTATTGCCGAAATCATAAAAGAACATCATCTTTTTGGATACCATCCGCAGAAAGAATTAGAGCAAAATACTTAA
- a CDS encoding alpha/beta hydrolase: MNLSLEYKIREPKVILDKNPVLILLHGYGSNEADLFSFATELPDNYYVISARAPYDLQYGAYAWYAINFDADQNKFSDNEQARTSRDIIAGFIDELTANYPIDPNNVTLIGFSQGSILSYSVALSYPEKVQRVVAMSGYFNEDIIKEGYDKNDFKNLKFFASHGTVDQVIPIEWARKTPAILEHLNIPLTYKEYPVGHGVAPQNFFDFRNWLTQ; encoded by the coding sequence ATGAATCTATCTCTAGAATATAAAATACGAGAACCAAAAGTAATCTTAGATAAAAATCCTGTTTTGATTTTACTACACGGATACGGAAGTAACGAAGCCGATTTATTCTCGTTCGCAACTGAACTACCGGACAATTATTATGTAATTTCAGCCAGAGCTCCTTACGATTTACAATATGGTGCTTACGCCTGGTATGCGATTAACTTTGATGCAGATCAGAATAAATTTTCAGACAATGAACAAGCAAGAACTTCACGTGATATTATAGCCGGCTTTATTGATGAGCTAACCGCTAACTACCCTATTGATCCTAATAATGTAACTCTGATTGGCTTCAGTCAGGGATCAATTTTGAGTTATTCCGTTGCTCTTTCGTATCCTGAAAAAGTACAGCGTGTAGTAGCTATGAGCGGTTATTTTAATGAAGACATCATCAAAGAGGGTTATGACAAAAATGACTTTAAAAATCTAAAATTCTTTGCTTCACACGGAACGGTCGATCAGGTGATACCAATCGAATGGGCCAGAAAAACGCCTGCAATTTTAGAACATTTGAATATTCCTCTTACTTATAAAGAATATCCTGTAGGTCATGGCGTAGCACCGCAAAATTTCTTTGATTTCAGAAACTGGTTGACACAATAG
- a CDS encoding response regulator transcription factor → MDSNDKKIMIIDNDDMTVEILKFILKKEGFKVSIAKDGLNAMERLPIIMPDLVITTITVPLKSGLEIINEIKQNYSNIFVVALSSLGEEENTVEEAFELGVDDFIAKPFNPNELLLRIKRFL, encoded by the coding sequence ATGGATAGTAACGATAAAAAAATCATGATCATCGACAATGATGATATGACTGTTGAAATTCTAAAATTCATTCTAAAAAAAGAAGGCTTCAAAGTTAGTATTGCCAAAGACGGGCTCAATGCCATGGAGCGACTTCCCATTATTATGCCTGATTTAGTAATTACCACGATTACCGTACCGCTTAAATCCGGTCTGGAAATTATCAATGAAATCAAGCAAAATTACAGCAACATCTTCGTGGTGGCACTTTCTTCGCTTGGAGAAGAAGAAAACACCGTGGAAGAAGCTTTTGAATTGGGTGTAGACGATTTTATTGCAAAACCATTTAACCCAAATGAACTTTTATTGCGAATAAAACGATTTTTATAG
- the bcp gene encoding thioredoxin-dependent thiol peroxidase produces MVTLKKGDKAPNFSGVDQDGKTHKLADYAGKKLVVFFYPKASTPGCTAEACDLRDNFERFKVNNYELLGVSADSQRAQLKFKDKYEFPFPLLADEDKSVINAFGVWGPKKFMGKEYDGIHRTTFVIDENGIIDEVIEKVKTKEHAAQILK; encoded by the coding sequence ATGGTAACATTAAAAAAAGGCGATAAAGCACCAAATTTCTCAGGAGTAGATCAGGATGGGAAGACGCATAAACTGGCAGATTACGCCGGAAAGAAATTGGTTGTTTTCTTTTATCCAAAGGCAAGTACTCCGGGGTGTACAGCTGAGGCTTGTGATTTAAGAGATAATTTTGAACGTTTTAAAGTGAATAATTATGAGCTTTTGGGTGTAAGTGCGGACAGTCAGAGAGCACAATTAAAATTTAAGGATAAATACGAATTTCCTTTTCCGTTATTGGCAGACGAAGACAAATCGGTAATCAATGCGTTTGGGGTTTGGGGACCTAAAAAGTTTATGGGAAAAGAGTATGACGGAATCCACAGAACCACTTTTGTGATAGACGAAAACGGAATTATTGACGAGGTAATTGAAAAAGTAAAAACAAAGGAGCACGCCGCGCAGATTTTGAAATAA
- a CDS encoding dihydroorotase family protein, translated as MKIIIRSAKIIDSESPFHNQTVDLLIADGLIEKIGTSLPEIDHAKEVKFDHLHLSQGWFDSSVSFGEPGYEDRETIANGLNVAAKSGFTAVALQPNSFPIIDNQSQVNFVKNKANGFATELFPIGALTKASEGKDMAELYDMKNAGAVAFGDYNKSIDNANVLKIALQYVQDFDGLVIAYSQDPNIKGNGVVNEGIVSTRLGLKGIPALAEELQVARNLFLLEYTGGKLHIPTVSTAKTVALIQDAKAKGLQVTCSVAVHHLVLTDEKLEEFDTRFKVTPPLRSETDRKALLNAVLDGTIDMITSDHNPIDIEFKKMEFDTAKNGTIGLESTFGALLTVLPLETIIEKLTKGKKVFGIENNVIAEGSKANFTFFTPEGKSTFTKESILSKSKNSAFLGAEIKGSVYGIFNQNQLVTSK; from the coding sequence ATGAAAATAATCATCCGAAGCGCCAAAATAATCGATTCAGAGAGTCCGTTTCACAATCAGACCGTTGATCTTTTAATTGCAGATGGTTTAATTGAAAAAATAGGAACTTCACTTCCGGAAATTGATCATGCAAAAGAAGTAAAATTTGATCATTTACATCTTTCTCAAGGCTGGTTTGACAGCAGTGTTTCTTTTGGAGAGCCAGGTTACGAAGACAGAGAAACGATCGCTAACGGATTGAATGTTGCTGCAAAAAGCGGTTTTACAGCTGTTGCCCTTCAACCCAACTCCTTCCCTATTATTGACAATCAGTCACAGGTAAATTTTGTAAAAAATAAAGCAAACGGTTTTGCTACTGAACTTTTCCCAATTGGAGCCTTAACCAAAGCCAGTGAAGGAAAAGATATGGCAGAGCTTTACGATATGAAAAATGCCGGAGCTGTTGCTTTTGGAGACTACAACAAAAGTATCGACAACGCCAATGTACTTAAAATTGCTTTACAATATGTACAGGATTTTGATGGATTGGTAATCGCTTATTCACAAGATCCAAACATTAAAGGAAACGGTGTTGTCAATGAAGGAATCGTTTCAACAAGACTTGGACTTAAAGGAATCCCCGCTTTGGCAGAAGAACTACAAGTTGCCAGAAACTTGTTTCTGTTAGAATATACCGGCGGAAAATTACATATTCCGACCGTTTCTACAGCAAAAACGGTAGCATTGATCCAAGATGCAAAAGCAAAAGGCTTACAAGTTACCTGCAGCGTTGCTGTGCATCATTTGGTACTAACTGATGAAAAACTGGAAGAATTTGATACCCGTTTTAAAGTAACACCACCGCTACGAAGCGAAACAGACAGAAAAGCGCTTTTAAACGCAGTTTTAGACGGAACTATTGATATGATTACTTCAGACCATAATCCAATTGATATCGAATTCAAAAAAATGGAATTTGATACCGCTAAAAACGGAACAATTGGTCTTGAAAGTACTTTTGGTGCCTTACTAACAGTTCTGCCTTTAGAAACTATAATTGAAAAATTAACCAAGGGTAAAAAGGTGTTCGGAATTGAAAACAATGTCATTGCGGAAGGTTCAAAAGCCAACTTTACTTTCTTTACTCCGGAAGGAAAATCAACTTTTACAAAAGAAAGTATCCTTTCAAAGTCTAAAAACTCTGCTTTTTTAGGAGCAGAAATCAAGGGTTCTGTTTACGGAATATTCAATCAAAATCAACTTGTTACCTCTAAATAA